The following proteins come from a genomic window of Proteinivorax hydrogeniformans:
- a CDS encoding tetraprenyl-beta-curcumene synthase family protein, with translation MLPYITLSRFVFTVFPKVKNQLETYKDFLKNCPSPELKKQALRSIEDKEFHCLGGNIYSVRNYKLIPFITAFQTISDYLDNLCDRNNVTDEEAFRKLHNAMLEVFDKQTSHNFYEKYPQKSDGGYLDYLVDECMKAGSTLPSFSKVKKDCYELTTLYVDLQSLKHLDPNIRKQRLIDWHSNQSDANNLFWWEFAASTGSTLTTFALMLSASSKDLSSSEIKAVKEAYFPWISGLHILLDYFVDQQEDKEEGDLNFVSFYPTEEKLFDRMKFFIKKSMESAYSLKNSEFHTLVVRGLLAMYLSDPKIEKQNLKSLSNEFLSLAGQDAHSLHKFCVRLRKHGKI, from the coding sequence ATGCTGCCTTACATAACATTAAGTAGATTTGTATTTACCGTTTTTCCCAAAGTAAAAAACCAACTTGAAACTTATAAAGATTTTCTTAAAAATTGTCCCTCGCCAGAACTAAAAAAACAGGCGCTAAGAAGCATTGAAGACAAAGAGTTTCACTGTCTAGGTGGTAATATCTATAGCGTCAGAAACTATAAGTTAATCCCTTTTATTACTGCTTTTCAAACAATTTCCGACTATCTAGATAACCTTTGCGACCGCAATAACGTAACAGATGAAGAAGCTTTTAGAAAGTTACATAATGCTATGTTGGAGGTTTTCGATAAACAAACGTCTCATAACTTTTATGAAAAGTATCCCCAAAAAAGTGATGGTGGATATCTTGATTACCTAGTAGATGAATGCATGAAAGCCGGTAGCACCTTGCCATCTTTTTCAAAAGTAAAAAAAGACTGCTATGAGTTAACTACTTTATATGTTGACCTCCAGTCATTAAAGCACTTAGACCCTAATATTAGAAAGCAGCGACTTATAGATTGGCATAGCAACCAAAGCGATGCCAACAACCTTTTTTGGTGGGAATTTGCAGCATCTACAGGTTCAACTTTGACAACTTTTGCTTTGATGTTATCTGCTTCTTCAAAAGACTTATCTTCTAGCGAAATCAAAGCTGTTAAAGAAGCTTACTTTCCTTGGATATCAGGTCTTCATATTTTGCTAGATTATTTTGTAGATCAACAAGAGGATAAAGAAGAAGGCGACTTAAATTTTGTCAGTTTTTACCCTACTGAAGAAAAGCTTTTTGATCGTATGAAGTTTTTTATAAAGAAAAGTATGGAGTCCGCCTATTCACTTAAAAACAGTGAGTTTCATACTCTTGTTGTTCGAGGATTATTGGCTATGTATCTTTCGGACCCTAAAATAGAAAAGCAGAATTTAAAATCCCTATCTAATGAGTTTTTATCGTTGGCAGGACAAGATGCCCACAGTCTCCATAAATTTTGCGTCAGATTAAGAAAACACGGTAAAATATAA
- a CDS encoding polyprenyl synthetase family protein, which yields MLNSLETDLKSKSVIEDMLSEVEARLLEYTQSESEKSQYLAQYLIKRGGKRLRPLLVILSAGPDNRKEAVDVGVAAELIHTASLIHDDIVDSSKMRRGASTINSKWSDGIAVLVGDFLFAKAFEILSIYQHKEVLATFTKAITAMSVGEIEQLSNRNNLNKSYEQYYREIFGKTATLLAACCKSGGQLAGVSDIELTALETYGLELGYSFQVIDDLLDVVGCSNELGKPKFQDLKEGNITLPIINLLEKDQELEVIKTLQIESRIDFSVVSQLVVKANVIEYCQNVARGHIDNCLKSIEIIKSDTQKEILKNIAEMTLKREK from the coding sequence ATGCTTAACAGCTTAGAAACTGACTTAAAGAGTAAAAGTGTAATTGAGGATATGCTATCGGAAGTGGAAGCTCGACTTTTGGAATATACACAATCCGAAAGTGAAAAATCTCAGTATTTGGCCCAGTATTTAATTAAAAGGGGAGGAAAGAGGCTAAGACCTCTATTGGTAATTCTATCAGCAGGACCGGATAATAGAAAAGAAGCGGTTGATGTAGGTGTAGCAGCAGAACTTATTCATACCGCTTCCTTAATACATGATGATATAGTGGATAGCTCTAAGATGAGACGAGGAGCTAGTACGATAAACAGTAAGTGGTCTGATGGTATAGCAGTACTAGTAGGGGACTTTTTGTTTGCTAAAGCCTTTGAAATTCTTTCGATTTACCAACATAAAGAAGTCTTAGCAACTTTTACAAAGGCTATTACTGCAATGAGTGTAGGAGAAATAGAGCAGTTAAGTAATAGAAATAATTTAAATAAGAGTTATGAGCAATACTATAGAGAAATTTTTGGAAAAACTGCGACCTTACTAGCGGCATGTTGTAAAAGTGGAGGTCAATTAGCAGGGGTTAGTGATATCGAACTAACAGCCTTAGAAACCTATGGCTTAGAACTTGGATACTCTTTTCAGGTGATAGATGACTTATTAGATGTGGTTGGGTGTAGTAATGAATTAGGAAAACCTAAATTCCAAGATTTAAAAGAAGGCAATATTACGCTGCCGATTATAAACTTACTTGAAAAAGATCAAGAGCTAGAGGTGATAAAGACCCTTCAGATAGAAAGCAGAATTGATTTTTCAGTGGTTTCACAGTTAGTGGTAAAAGCCAATGTAATTGAGTACTGCCAAAACGTGGCAAGAGGGCATATTGATAATTGTCTTAAAAGCATTGAAATAATTAAAAGCGATACACAAAAAGAAATTTTAAAAAACATTGCTGAAATGACTCTAAAAAGAGAAAAGTAA
- a CDS encoding class I SAM-dependent methyltransferase, with protein MKFYQEIAKYYDDIFPVKDLTLQFVESRTPKGGNILDVGCATGGYAVALAKSGYTVKGIDLSDEMIVKAKQKGKGLENLHFSKEDIFNADESKQYNTIYCIGNTLPHFLGLKQIEMLLSKLKKLLKPEGKLIIQTVNYDRILKENVDSLPTIKNPDNDLKFFRNYSLTDGFINFETTLQVPEKQLTNNVRLYPITSKEIMEMLSKLEYRKINVYGAFNEAPFELTSFPMIISCSK; from the coding sequence TTGAAGTTTTATCAAGAAATCGCAAAATATTACGATGATATTTTTCCGGTAAAAGACCTAACTTTGCAGTTTGTAGAAAGCAGGACTCCTAAAGGTGGTAATATTTTGGATGTAGGCTGTGCAACAGGAGGTTATGCTGTTGCACTAGCTAAATCCGGTTATACAGTTAAGGGCATAGACTTATCTGATGAAATGATAGTAAAAGCTAAACAAAAGGGAAAGGGACTAGAGAACCTACATTTTAGCAAAGAAGATATCTTTAATGCTGATGAAAGCAAACAGTATAATACTATTTATTGTATAGGAAATACTTTGCCCCACTTTTTAGGTTTAAAGCAAATAGAGATGTTATTATCAAAGTTAAAAAAACTTCTAAAGCCTGAAGGCAAGCTAATAATTCAAACAGTTAATTACGATCGGATATTAAAGGAAAATGTTGACTCACTCCCCACCATTAAAAACCCCGATAACGATTTGAAATTCTTCAGAAATTACTCCTTAACAGATGGCTTTATCAACTTCGAAACTACTTTACAAGTGCCTGAAAAACAACTTACCAACAACGTTAGGCTTTATCCAATCACTTCCAAAGAAATTATGGAAATGTTGTCGAAGCTAGAATATCGTAAAATAAATGTTTATGGGGCATTTAACGAGGCCCCGTTTGAACTGACTAGTTTTCCCATGATTATAAGCTGTAGCAAATAG
- a CDS encoding ferredoxin: MKVKVDKDQCIGCGICEGVCPQVFKMNNENIAEVIVDSVNQQDKEAVKEAADSCPVEAIKIEE, from the coding sequence ATGAAAGTAAAAGTAGATAAAGATCAATGCATCGGGTGTGGGATTTGTGAAGGCGTCTGCCCTCAGGTTTTTAAAATGAATAATGAGAACATAGCAGAAGTAATAGTTGATAGTGTAAACCAACAAGATAAAGAAGCAGTAAAAGAGGCAGCAGATAGTTGTCCTGTGGAAGCAATAAAAATTGAGGAATAA
- a CDS encoding SpoIID/LytB domain-containing protein, translated as MKKKIYYSVFIVAVISVMGLFFYSQWYKNQMQEFVDDLANLNIDKKHPQYNLLTFLHRGENFENLEVTYHPFSFKEAKLKSPKWEQEIPLKLTKVNGQSIIKLKDINHGYIFYSEDKTFYDGQEKLSINKVGNIKTGEVYEAAYNEEYLFAENKLDSVLVDDIYHTFPSVYGRGLDKTKLAPDFYVYGQENRLFIGQQNVKIYKNHGLAVAAVTLEKFSPETIRVAINTSNFQGIYHRVVKIRSNESIKVEKAESRAQYTVPANTPLKIAYNDQQKLQVTGHDLNLTTSERILLSNGELGEFYLNNIERQSSGVSYNGHLEVFPSEKGLLLINQLKLEQYLSGVILSEMPISFGEEALAVQAIAARTFAVSNIYSAPFGHVSAHVDDSVLSQVYNNIDGSNQIEKVVYSTKGEVLHYNDRPIEAKFFSTSSGYTAAAHEVWHDGVTGKFPSDPIPYLQARGQGLEEIWDISSDDKFKRFIDKAPNSFDSLSPFYRWEIEMTNKQLQNAIERNLADRHKAQPDFVKTLEGGEFISKDIPKNPLGKLKKFEVVDRGEGGNIMSLDIIGANGTYRVIKEYNIRFVITPVCYEDNVYLQLNDGSKRANYAILPSSFAYFTSIEDGYVIRGGGNGHGAGMSQYGVVGMLKAGYSYEQILEHFYPGSQLIKLY; from the coding sequence TTGAAAAAGAAAATATACTACAGTGTATTTATCGTAGCAGTTATTTCAGTAATGGGGTTGTTTTTTTACAGCCAGTGGTATAAAAATCAGATGCAAGAATTTGTCGATGATCTAGCAAATTTAAATATTGATAAAAAGCACCCACAGTATAACTTACTTACATTTTTGCACCGAGGCGAAAACTTTGAAAACCTAGAAGTTACCTACCATCCCTTTTCTTTTAAGGAGGCTAAGCTAAAGTCTCCAAAGTGGGAGCAAGAAATCCCATTAAAGCTTACGAAAGTAAATGGACAGAGCATTATTAAGCTCAAAGATATAAATCATGGGTACATATTTTATTCAGAAGATAAGACATTTTATGACGGACAAGAAAAATTATCTATAAATAAAGTTGGGAATATAAAAACAGGTGAAGTTTATGAGGCTGCTTACAATGAAGAATATCTATTTGCAGAAAATAAATTAGATAGTGTACTTGTGGATGATATATACCATACCTTTCCCAGTGTGTATGGGAGGGGGCTAGATAAGACAAAATTAGCTCCAGATTTTTATGTCTATGGCCAAGAAAACAGGCTTTTTATCGGCCAACAAAATGTCAAGATTTATAAAAATCATGGTTTGGCAGTGGCAGCAGTTACTTTAGAAAAGTTTTCACCAGAAACTATAAGGGTTGCTATAAACACCTCAAATTTTCAAGGTATATATCATAGAGTAGTTAAAATTAGAAGCAATGAAAGTATAAAGGTTGAAAAGGCAGAGTCTAGAGCGCAATATACAGTGCCAGCAAATACTCCTTTAAAAATCGCCTATAATGACCAACAAAAGTTACAGGTAACCGGCCATGATTTAAACCTTACAACTAGTGAGCGAATTTTATTATCAAACGGTGAATTAGGAGAGTTTTACCTAAATAATATCGAAAGACAAAGCTCAGGGGTTAGCTATAATGGGCACCTTGAGGTTTTTCCATCAGAAAAGGGTCTGCTTTTAATTAATCAACTTAAACTAGAACAATACCTATCTGGTGTAATACTAAGTGAAATGCCTATATCTTTTGGCGAGGAAGCTTTAGCTGTTCAAGCGATAGCTGCTCGAACCTTTGCTGTGTCAAACATATATTCAGCACCATTTGGACATGTATCAGCTCATGTAGATGACAGCGTATTAAGTCAAGTATACAATAACATAGACGGTAGCAACCAAATTGAAAAAGTCGTTTATAGCACAAAGGGGGAGGTTTTACATTATAATGATAGACCAATCGAAGCAAAGTTTTTTTCAACATCCTCTGGGTATACCGCAGCAGCACATGAAGTATGGCATGATGGTGTGACTGGGAAATTCCCCTCAGATCCGATACCTTATCTACAAGCTAGGGGTCAAGGTCTTGAAGAAATATGGGATATATCGTCGGACGATAAGTTTAAGAGATTTATTGACAAAGCTCCAAATAGTTTTGACAGCCTTTCGCCATTTTATCGTTGGGAAATAGAGATGACAAACAAGCAACTTCAAAACGCTATAGAAAGAAATTTGGCTGATAGGCATAAGGCCCAGCCTGATTTTGTAAAAACTTTAGAAGGTGGCGAATTTATATCTAAAGATATTCCTAAAAATCCGTTGGGGAAACTAAAGAAATTTGAAGTAGTTGATAGAGGTGAAGGTGGAAACATAATGTCCTTAGATATTATAGGGGCAAATGGAACTTACAGAGTTATTAAGGAATATAATATTCGCTTTGTGATAACTCCTGTTTGTTATGAAGATAATGTCTACCTGCAGCTAAATGATGGATCTAAAAGAGCTAATTATGCGATTTTGCCAAGTTCTTTTGCCTACTTTACGTCAATAGAAGATGGATATGTAATAAGAGGTGGCGGCAATGGTCATGGAGCTGGCATGAGTCAATATGGAGTAGTTGGTATGCTAAAAGCAGGATATAGTTATGAGCAAATTTTAGAGCACTTCTATCCAGGTTCGCAATTGATAAAACTTTATTAA